The Neodiprion virginianus isolate iyNeoVirg1 chromosome 5, iyNeoVirg1.1, whole genome shotgun sequence genome contains a region encoding:
- the LOC124306337 gene encoding protein sidekick isoform X2, which produces MEKLDWPNLRRSFHPQNLIKTGGSRRRVSFRKLFAALSFICIAGGACATESLQEPRFITQPSSSGSILSEGRTKILQCQARGYPQPKYRWFKDGLPLNNELSSEPYYRILNTRREDAGTYYCVASNEVGSIFSERIAFSVAYMEVFEDLTERAVLVESGDAAVLNLPEIESHPIPEVIWLTSNGPLAYDIKYATTANQHTLLILSASESDMGYYRARAINTQLGKEENSPFFKLQVTGDPNKEIAPNIIVKPQDTQIVKDHPVTYLHCIANARPLHELETLWFKDGIPIENAGISYSFRDLWNRTLGLLSANLTHTGQYTCHVSLRTGGYPTVTASANITVYEKPTFINELRREILGDYGSTISIPCDAVGVPPPKVSWFRNAASVDHLLGIRYDMEEDGSLVIRKLTMEDSGMFQCLATNEAGESSVYTWLKAKKGSGTGRIGKRVARWAAGYNVVRVRQSDRQFKFFQYPDTSIPVMESPPRNVTVLDGKDASITCKAVAAPVPNVTWIYNDADTVEVAGRVQILENGDLLVAAVMPTDAGKYTCIRANEAGSVNGSAYLTVLVRTQIIQPPVDTSVLLGYTAELQCKVSSDPKVPYDIAWFHNKQVINTRASQRVKMRDDGALELAAVRASDVGEYMCSVVSPGGNDTRKARLSVIELPFAPINVQAVRMEEISPRTINVSWVPGFDGNSPTNKFIIQRREVPELGPIPDPLLNWVTEHSNVSASSRWVLLDSLKAAAAYQFRVSAVNSVGEGPPSDPSNVMVLPQEPPSGPPLGFVGSARSFSEIITQWQPPLEEHRNGHILGYILRYRLYGYNDSPWTNQNITNEAQRNYLITDLITWKDYIVQIAAYNDKGVGIFTDGVKIKTKEGVPEAPPTNLKARARNSTAVEVWWKPPNPQKINGINQGYKLQAWIGGNFTEENEYKSTTVPPSLFDPLAEQSATITGLKKYTLYNITVLCFTDPGDGERSAPVEIRTSEDVPGAIENLQFDEISDREVTVRWNPPHETNGILTGYQLKYMIKDLPESLRVENFTADVQSTKIQHLQATTHYKFEVTAWTSKGAGKSRIATIQSGVEPVLPEPPTKLALSNIDAFSVVLQFTPGFDGNSSITKWTVQAQTSRNMTWYTVYEVSDPDASTITVEGLTPFMQYKLRLIANNVVGMSGPSEPTKEFQTIQAPPSHPPRNVTVRAMSATELRVRWIPLQQIEWYGNPRGYNITYKELRTNKSKSISIEDHTANSYVLENMEEFALYEIVMKAYNDVGSSSPSPKAIERTRESVPSLGPISVEANATSSTTIVVKWGDIPIEHQNGQIEGFKVYYGASNRSPFQYKNIPTNATFTTTLTELRKFVQYHIQVLAYTRLGDGVLSLPPIRVQTFEDAPGAPSNVSFPDVSFSMARIIWDTPEDPNGEILAYKVMFHLNSSQDHQFSKEFPASDRTFRATGLKQEEYYMFSVTAQTRLGWGKTAYALVLTTNNRERPQPPSAPQVSRSQVQSRQITFSWTPGRDGFAPLRYYTVQKAENSGPFQTIPERVDPSVNSYTANNLKPFTQYQFRIQATNDIGPSTWSAESAQVQTLPTAPSRAVIGLKVVPITKSSVEVHWEPIEEIYWSGDHATGGYRVVYQPVSDFPTALEAAPKKNIPGIKNNMMVLSDLMEDKNYEIVVVPFNSEGEGPPCPPVTVYVGEAVPTGEPRELNAKALSSTEVHLSWKPPQLDMQNGDLLGYKIFYLVTDSPQEFEKPQEEEIEVVPASYLTHGLVFLDKYTEYRIQVLAFNPAGDGPRTPAITVRTKEDIPGPPNNLQFIDITMTSMRVTWDPPKMRNGQIVGYIVAYETAEQNDRFSKQVKQKVTETSLLVQPLEEEVTYTFTVRAQTIDFGPPISGNVTTGPQLGSPVAPSELAISKTVTSVDLQWTNGASGKGPLLGYYIETRRKAMEDWQHYDARWQTIVKSTNGPLTEYTISYQNLLPSTSYLFRVISYNRYGISYPAYSKDAVLTPSKLYFEYGYLQHRPFYRQTWFMVALAACSVVIIIMVIAILCVKSKSYKYKQAQKTLEESMAMDVDDRQESDLELYRSRHAGGGAMNVASTCGTLGKRGTLARKSTHHPPPPTMLGKSPPRPSPASVAYHSDEESLKGYDENPDDSSVTEKPSEISSTDSQGSESENESVQSDPHSFVNHYANVNDSLRQSWKRQKPVRNYSSYTDSEPEGSAVVSLNGGQIIMNNMARSRAPLPGFSSFV; this is translated from the exons aATCACTTCAAGAGCCACGCTTCATAACGCAACCGTCCAGCAGCGGCAGTATCCTCAGCGAGGGTCGAACGAAAATATTGCAATGTCAAGCGAGAG GATATCCACAGCCAAAGTATCGCTGGTTCAAAGACGGATTACCGCTGAACAACGAGCTCAGCTCCGAGCCCTACTATCGTATTCTGAATACTCGAAGAGAAGATGCAGGAACATATTATTGCGTGGCAAGCAACGAAGTTGGTTCTATATTCAGCGAACGGATAGCTTTTTCGGTTGCTT ATATGGAAGTCTTTGAAGATCTAACCGAGCGAGCAGTCCTAGTCGAATCGGGGGACGCAGCTGTTTTAAACTTGCCTGAAATTGAGAGTCATCCGATTCCCGAAGTTATCTGGCTAACTTCAAACGGACCGTTGGCTTACGACATCAAGTATGCCACCACGGCTAATCAGCACACCCTTCTCATTCTATCTGCTTCGGAAAGCGACATGGGATACTACAG AGCGAGGGCGATAAACACCCAACTCGGTAAGGAAGAAAACAGTCCCTTCTTCAAACTCCAGGTGACCGGAGATCCGAACAAAGAGATTGCACCCAATATCATTGTAAAGCCTCAAGACACCCAAATAGTTAAGGATCATCCAGTCACTTATCTGCATTGTATAGCAAATGCAAG GCCGTTACACGAGCTGGAAACACTTTGGTTCAAGGATGGTATACCGATCGAAAATGCCGGTATATCTTACAGCTTCAGGGATCTATGGAACCGAACACTTGGTCTGCTTTCTGCAAATTTGACCCACACTGGCCAATACACTTGCCACGTAAGCCTGAGGACCGGAGGCTATCCGACTGTCACTGCAAGCGCTAATATCACCGTTTACG AAAAACCTACTTTTATTAACGAATTGAGAAGAGAAATTCTTGGAGATTATGGTTCGACGATATCTATACCATGCGACGCGGTTGGCGTACCACCCCCAAAGGTTAGCTGGTTCAGAAATGCGGCTTCTGTAGATCATCTGTTGGGGATAAG GTATGATATGGAGGAGGATGGCTCTCTCGTTATCCGTAAATTGACCATGGAGGACTCTGGCATGTTCCAATGCCTTGCGACCAATGAAGCCGGGGAGTCATCTGTTTATACGTGGCTGAAGGCCAAAA AGGGATCAGGGACAGGAAGAATTGGAAAACGAGTCGCTCGCTGGGCAGCCGGCTATAATGTAGTGAGAGTTCGTCAATCTGATCGACAGTTTAAGTTCTTTCAATATCCAGACA CATCGATACCAGTTATGGAATCGCCACCTCGAAACGTAACTGTCTTGGACGGCAAAGATGCTTCGATAACGTGCAAAGCTGTCGCTGCGCCAGTGCCAAACGTCACATGGATTTATAATG ACGCAGATACCGTAGAAGTTGCCGGCAGAGTTCAAATTCTAGAGAACGGAGATCTGCTGGTAGCAGCTGTAATGCCAACTGACGCTGGAAAGTACACGTGTATCAGGGCAAACGAAGCAGGGTCTGTAAATGGATCGGCTTATCTCACGGTATTAG TGAGAACACAAATTATTCAGCCACCGGTCGACACGTCGGTTCTACTCGGTTACACTGCCGAGCTGCAATGTAAAGTTTCCAGCGATCCAAAAGTGCCGTACGATATCGCATGGTTTCATAACAAACA GGTTATAAATACAAGAGCAAGCCAAAGAGTGAAAATGCGAGATGACGGGGCCTTGGAGCTTGCTGCGGTGAGGGCCTCGGACGTGGGAGAGTACATGTGTTCTGTAGTATCGCCTGGGGGAAACGACACAAGGAAAGCCCGTCTTAGCGTTATAGAATTACCTTTTGCGCCTATAAATGTCCAGGCGGTGAGAATGGAGGAGATATCGCCACGAACGATAAACGTTAGCTGGGTGCCTGGATTTGATGGAAACAGTCCGACGAACAAATTCATAATACAAAGACGAGAAGTGCCTGAATTAG GCCCGATACCGGACCCGCTCTTAAACTGGGTTACCGAGCATAGTAACGTATCGGCTAGTAGTCGTTGGGTTCTCTTAGACAGCTTGAAAGCAGCAGCTGCATATCAGTTCCGGGTTAGCGCAGTAAACAGTGTTGGAGAGGGCCCTCCGTCAGATCCTAGCAACGTCATGGTGCTTCCGCAAGAAC CACCGTCCGGCCCGCCTCTTGGATTCGTCGGATCGGCGAGATCGTTTTCGGAAATAATAACTCAATGGCAGCCCCCGCTGGAGGAGCATCGTAACGGTCATATTTTGGGATATATTTTGCGATACCGATTGTACGGCTACAATGACAGTCCTTGGACTAATCAGAACATCACAAATGAGGCGCAGAGAAATTACTTGATAACGGATTTGATAACGTGGAAAGACTATATAGTTCAAATTGCAGCGTACAATGACAAAGGCGTTGGGATATTCACCGATGGTGTGAAGATTAAAACTAAGGAAGGCG TTCCTGAAGCCCCACCAACGAATCTGAAAGCCAGGGCGAGAAATTCTACAGCGGTAGAAGTATGGTGGAAGCCTCCGAATCCCCAGAAGATAAACGGCATAAATCAAGGCTACAAACTACAGGCTTGGATCGGTGGTAATTTTACCGAAGAAAATGAGTATAAGTCTACGACCGTTCCACCGAGCTTATTTGACCCTTTGGCTGAGCAGAGTGCCACGATTACAGggctgaaaaaatacacattgTACAATATTACTGTCTTATGCTTTACTGATCCTGGAGACGGGGAGCGAAGCGCACCCGTTGAAATACGTACAAGTGAAGATG TTCCTGGTGCCattgaaaatcttcaatttgACGAAATCAGCGACCGGGAGGTGACGGTGCGATGGAACCCGCCGCACGAAACTAATGGAATACTTACTGGTTATCAGTTGAAATACATGATAAAGGATTTACCAGAATCATTGCGGGTCGAAAATTTCACGGCAGACGTACAATCgacaaaaattcaacatctACAG GCAACTACACATTATAAATTTGAGGTAACTGCTTGGACGTCAAAAGGTGCAGGTAAATCAAGAATTGCAACGATCCAATCAGGCGTTGAGCCAGTGCTGCCAGAACCTCCAACCAAATTGGCTCTTTCAAACATTGACGCCTTCTCGGTAGTTCTTCAATTCACCCCAGGATTTGACGGCAACTCATCGATCACAAAGTGGACTGTACAG GCACAAACGTCGCGAAATATGACATGGTACACTGTCTATGAGGTATCTGATCCCGACGCAAGTACGATCACCGTTGAAGGATTAACCCCGTTTATGCAGTACAAGTTGAGACTAATCGCCAACAACGTTGTCGGTATGTCTGGCCCGTCCGAACCAACGAAAGAATTCCAGACAATCCAGGCGCCTCCTTCGCATCCCCCTCGAAACGTCACCGTCAGAGCTATGAGTGCGACCGAATTACGCGTCAGATGGATC CCACTGCAGCAAATAGAATGGTATGGAAATCCTAGAGGGTATAACATTACTTACAAAGAGCTGAGGACGAACAAGTCTAAGAGCATATCTATTGAAGACCACACAGCAAATTCCTACGTACTGGAGAATATGGAAGAATTTGCGCTATACGAAATTGTTATGAAAGCTTATAACGATGTTGGTTCGTCTTCTCCTAGTCCTAAGGCTATTGAGAGAACACGTGAATCGG TCCCGTCTCTTGGGCCAATCAGTGTTGAAGCAAATGCAACCTCTTCCACAACTATTGTTGTAAAATGGGGTGACATTCCCATTGAGCATCAAAATGGGCAGATTGAAGGCTTCAAAGTTTACTATGGCGCCAGTAATCGGTCACCATTtcagtataaaaatattccgacCAATGCCACATTCACAACTACTCTGACCGAACTACGAAAGTTTGTTCAATACCACATTCAAGTTCTCGCTTATACCAGGCTTGGTGACGGCGTCTTGAGCCTACCACCGATCAGAGTGCAGACCTTCGAAGATG CACCCGGGGCTCCGTCAAATGTATCTTTCCCGGACGTCAGCTTCTCAATGGCTCGTATAATCTGGGATACTCCTGAAGACCCTAACGGTGAAATTCTGGCATACAAAGTCATGTTTCACCTAAACAGTAGTCAGGATcatcaattttcgaaagaatttcCAGCATCTGATAGAACCTTTAG gGCAACGGGATTAAAACAGGAAGAATATTACATGTTCTCTGTGACTGCCCAGACGAGATTAGGATGGGGAAAAACTGCGTATGCACTTGTATTGACTACTAATAACAGAGAACGACCTCAGCCACCGTCCGCTCCTCAAGTCAGCAGGTCGCAGGTGCAGAGTCGTCAAATCACATTCAGTTGGACTCCTGGGCGTGACGGATTTGCTCCGTTAAG ATATTACACAGTGCAAAAGGCTGAGAACTCTGGACCTTTTCAAACGATACCAGAAAGAGTGGATCCTTCGGTTAATTCGTACACTGCAAACAATCTCAAGCCATTCACACAGTATCAGTTTCGTATTCAAGCAACAAACGACATCGGTCCTTCAACATGGAGTGCCGAATCTGCTCAAGTTCAAACTTTGCCGACAG CCCCGTCACGCGCAGTAATAGGGTTGAAAGTGGTGCCTATAACAAAATCGAGTGTAGAAGTTCACTGGGAACCCATAGAAGAAATTTACTGGAGTGGAGATCACGCTACAGGTGGTTATCGAGTCGTGTATCAACCAGTGTCCGATTTTCCGACCGCTCTTGAAGCTGCgccaaagaaaaatattccagGAATCAAG AACAATATGATGGTTTTAAGTGATCTAatggaagataaaaattacgaaatagtCGTTGTGCCATTCAACTCAGAAGGTGAAGGTCCTCCTTGTCCGCCAGTTACGGTATACGTAGGCGAGGCTGTTCCTACGGGAGAACCTCGGGAGCTCAATGCGAAGGCTCTATCGTCTACCGAAGTACATTTAAGTTGGAAACCGCCTCAGCTCGATATGCAAAACGGTGACCTCCTAGGTTACAAG ATATTTTACCTAGTCACGGATTCGCCGCAGGAATTTGAGAAGCCACAAGAGGAAGAAATCGAAGTCGTACCTGCGTCATATCTTACTCATGGTCTTGTTTTTCTTGACAAATACACTGAATATCGCATACAGGTTTTAGCATTCAATCCAGCTGGAGACGGACCTCGAACACCGGCTATCACAGTCAGGACTAAGGAA gaTATTCCAGGGCCACcaaataatttgcaatttattgACATAACTATGACAAGTATGCGCGTCACCTGGGATCCACCAAAGATGCGTAACGGCCAGATCGTTGGATACATTGTGGCGTACGAGACTGCAGAACAAAACGATC GGTTTAGCAAACAAGTTAAACAAAAAGTAACTGAAACAAGCCTGCTTGTCCAACCACTGGAGGAAGAAGTTACATACACGTTCACAGTCCGAGCTCAAACAATTGATTTTGGACCACCAATTTCTGGCAACGTTACAACCGGACCACAGCTTGGATCACCTGTAGCACCAAGCGAGCTTGCCATTTCGAAAACTGTAACCAGTGTCGACCTGCAGTGGACCAACGGTGCATCTGGAAAAGGGCCTTTACTAGGTTATTACATTGAAACTAGACGCAAAG CTATGGAAGATTGGCAGCATT ATGATGCCCGCTGGCAAACGATAGTGAAGAGCACCAATGGTCCACTTACAGAATATACAATATCCTACCAGAATCTTCTACCATCTACCTCATATTTATTCAGAGTGATATCATACAATCGGTATGGTATCAGCTATCCAGCATATTCAAAGGATGcg gTTTTAACTCCTTCAAAGTTATACTTTGAATATGGATATCTTCAACACCGACCATTTTATCGACAAACCTGGTTTATGGTAGCTCTGGCTGCATGCTCAGTTGTTATAATAATCATGGTAATAGCAATACTGTGCGTTAAGAGTAAGAGCTATAAATACAAAC aAGCCCAAAAAACTCTGGAGGAATCGATGGCCATGGACGTAGATGATCGGCAGGAATCTGATTTAGAATTGTACAGATCGCGACATGCTGGTGGAGGAGCGATGAACGTGGCGAGCACATGTGGCACATTGGGCAAGCGAGGCACCTTGGCTCGTAAATCCACGCATCATCCCCCGCCTCCGACAATGCTGGGTAAATCTCCGCCTCGACCTTCTCCAGCATCTGTGGCTTATCACAGTGACGAGGAGAGTTTGAAGGGTTACGATGAAAACCCTGATGACAGTAGCGTAACGGAAAAACCGTCTGAGATCAGTTCTACGGATTCACAG GGATCCGAAAGTGAAAATGAGAGTGTCCAATCGGATCCTCACTCCTTTGTCAATCACTATGCTAATGTCAACGACTCGTTGAGACAGTCATGGAAACGACAAAAACCGGTTAGAAATTACTCCTCCTATACAGATTCTGAGCCAGAAGGAAGCGCGGTGGTCAGTCTGAACGGAGGACAGATCATAATGAATAACATGGCAAGGTCGAGGGCTCCTTTGCCTGGTTTTTCATCGTTTGTATGA